Below is a genomic region from candidate division WOR-3 bacterium.
GACTGCAATTCCGGCTTCTTCTCCCTGATCCACATATACAAACACGTGGGGGGATGTTATCATATTTGGATCCTTGACTTCCACAATATAGCCCTCAATCTCTTTATCTGTTTCAATCAATTCAACATTTTCCGGTGCAAGAATCGGTTCGTAAGGTGTTACAAAATCTCCTTTTCTGATGATATCATATGAAGCCACAACTTTGCAGCGGCATCCTTCTTCACCCACTGCTTCAATTTCAGCCTTTCCCAGAATAATAATCTCTTTTCCCAATCCTTCACCGGTCGCCGGGTCTTTTAAATTCTTACCCGGCCGATATATCGTCAGAACATCCCCGACCTGCACATCTTCCACTCGATTAATATAAACCTTTTTAAAGGTCGTAATGTTTTTATCTCCGATCGGTTCTGTTCCAACGATCTTCCCCCAGTAAGGAATATCCTCTTCCACAATGAAACCCGCCCGATGAATTATCTCCTCGGTGAAAACCCTCTCCTCGGGAACCACTGCAGAAACCATCTCTGCAGCCGGTTTCTTCGGTTGTGGTATCACCGCAGGCATCTCTTCATATCCGTATTCATATTCCGGTTTAGGCTGCACTGTTATCCCTTCCTCAGGAGAAGGAGGAATAACAAGCTGCTGTTCCGGATATATCCAATGGGGATCCTCAATCTTGGTTAAATTCGCACGCCAGATATATGGCCAAAGAAAAGGATCCTGATAATACCAACCGGCGATATCCCAGAGTGTATCACCTATTTTCACTTCATGGGTTGTCTCCTGAGCAAATACCGAGACAAAAACCATGAATATCAACAACTTTTTCATATATGCCTCCTTTACGAAAGTAAACCCGGGTTTACTTTAAAAATCCAAAAAAATGGTCCTGTTCTGTCAATCATATCGCCACCTCCCCAGCAGATTCCTGACGCTTATAAATCGGTCATTATATTTAAAAACGCGCGCCACCCTCGGGCCGATTCCTGATGTAATCTCGTAGACAATCGTGCCCACCTTACGGGCGCATTCTTCCGCTGTGATCTCTTCTTCACCGTCTCTTCCGATCAACGTCACGATATCTCCAATCTTAACCCCTCTGATGTTACTTACGTCAACCATTATAAGGTCCATACATATTGTTCCGACGATGGGAGCACGTCTCCCTCTTATCAACACTTCACCGATGTTTGAAAGCGCCCGGGGATAGCCATCACCATATCCTACACTGATTGTAGCAATCCTGCTCCTTTTTCGGGTGAAGAAGGTGTGGCCGTAGCTGACCGGAGTATCCGCTTTTACGGTTCTCAAATTAACCACTCTCGTCTTCAACGCCATAACAGGCTTAAGGGCTTTTGAGTAACATAAAGATGGAGATGCAGTCAATCCGTATAGAGCGATTCCCGGTCTCACAAGCTTAAAATGGGCATCAGGATGTTTAAAAATCCCGGAGGAATTGGCAAGATGAACAAAACACGGACTGATCTTCTCATTCCGTAAATTCTTTATCAATGAGCTCAATTCTTTAATCTGTTTTTTGGTAAAGGAACCGTCTGTATCGGCTAACGGAAAATGGGAAAACAATCCTTCGATCGTTACATAAGGAGAATTCCTGATCTTCCTGACCGCAGATATCGCTTTATCATAAGGAAGACCGGTTCTTGTCATCCCGGTGTCCACCTCAATATGAACCGACAAGTTTTTTCTCAGTTTTTTTAGTCTTTTAACCAGAACACTAAAAAAACCGAGTTCTG
It encodes:
- the alr gene encoding alanine racemase; this translates as MYIFILMNVTEGRVWAEISLDSLVNNYKIIKRRVKKAKIMAAIKADAYGHGAVEVARTLESEGLDFFGVASVEEGVELRQAGILSKILVLSPILYQQIDTVIEFNLIPTISELGFFSVLVKRLKKLRKNLSVHIEVDTGMTRTGLPYDKAISAVRKIRNSPYVTIEGLFSHFPLADTDGSFTKKQIKELSSLIKNLRNEKISPCFVHLANSSGIFKHPDAHFKLVRPGIALYGLTASPSLCYSKALKPVMALKTRVVNLRTVKADTPVSYGHTFFTRKRSRIATISVGYGDGYPRALSNIGEVLIRGRRAPIVGTICMDLIMVDVSNIRGVKIGDIVTLIGRDGEEEITAEECARKVGTIVYEITSGIGPRVARVFKYNDRFISVRNLLGRWRYD
- a CDS encoding LysM peptidoglycan-binding domain-containing protein, translating into MKKLLIFMVFVSVFAQETTHEVKIGDTLWDIAGWYYQDPFLWPYIWRANLTKIEDPHWIYPEQQLVIPPSPEEGITVQPKPEYEYGYEEMPAVIPQPKKPAAEMVSAVVPEERVFTEEIIHRAGFIVEEDIPYWGKIVGTEPIGDKNITTFKKVYINRVEDVQVGDVLTIYRPGKNLKDPATGEGLGKEIIILGKAEIEAVGEEGCRCKVVASYDIIRKGDFVTPYEPILAPENVELIETDKEIEGYIVEVKDPNMITSPHVFVYVDQGEEAGIAVGDVFEIYQEKKVGGVKQPDLTVGKVQIISVFRKASIGLLLQERQTLKVKRGERCRLAMEAR